A single region of the Mycobacterium lentiflavum genome encodes:
- the recF gene encoding DNA replication/repair protein RecF (All proteins in this family for which functions are known are DNA-binding proteins that assist the filamentation of RecA onto DNA for the initiation of recombination or recombinational repair.) produces MYVRHLGLRNFRSWAQADLELEAGRTVFVGPNGFGKTNLVEALWYSTTLGSHRVGTDAPLIRSGADRAVVSTIVVNEGRECAIDLEIAAGRANKARLNRSPVRSTREVVGVLRAVLFAPEDLSLVRGDPADRRRYLDDLATVRRPAVAALRADYDKVLRQRTALLKSLAGSRHRGDTSALDTLDVWDSRLAGHGAELMAARIDLVNELAPEVEKAYQLLAPASRSAGINYRTSIDGLGNAGALDSGGTDREFLEAALLAALAARRTAELERGVCLVGPHRDDLELRLGDQPAKGFASHGESWSFAIALRLAAYELLRADGSEPVLLLDDVFAELDAARRRALAAVAESAEQVLVTAAVLEDIPAGWDARRVHIDLQDDDSGRVSVMQP; encoded by the coding sequence GTGTACGTCCGGCATTTGGGGCTGCGTAATTTTCGGTCCTGGGCACAAGCCGACCTCGAGCTCGAAGCGGGCCGGACGGTGTTCGTCGGTCCCAACGGTTTTGGGAAGACGAATTTGGTTGAGGCACTGTGGTATTCGACCACTTTGGGATCACACCGAGTCGGAACCGATGCGCCGTTGATCCGGTCGGGCGCCGATCGGGCGGTGGTTTCGACGATTGTGGTCAACGAGGGTCGGGAATGCGCGATCGATTTGGAGATTGCCGCGGGACGCGCGAACAAGGCTCGGTTGAACCGCTCGCCGGTGCGCAGTACCCGCGAGGTGGTCGGGGTGTTGCGCGCCGTGCTCTTTGCTCCTGAGGATTTATCGCTGGTCCGGGGTGATCCCGCGGACCGGCGTCGCTATCTCGATGATCTGGCGACCGTGCGCCGTCCGGCCGTCGCCGCGCTGCGCGCGGATTACGACAAGGTGCTGCGACAGCGCACCGCACTGTTGAAGTCGCTGGCCGGATCCCGCCATCGCGGCGACACCAGCGCGTTGGACACCCTCGACGTGTGGGACAGCCGATTGGCCGGGCACGGAGCCGAATTGATGGCCGCGCGAATCGATCTGGTGAACGAGCTGGCCCCTGAAGTGGAGAAGGCGTACCAACTGCTGGCGCCGGCATCGCGGTCGGCGGGCATCAATTACCGAACGAGTATCGACGGTTTGGGTAACGCCGGCGCGCTAGACAGCGGCGGCACCGATCGCGAATTTCTAGAAGCCGCGCTACTGGCCGCATTGGCGGCGCGCCGCACCGCCGAGCTGGAACGCGGCGTGTGCCTGGTGGGCCCGCATCGTGACGACTTGGAACTTCGTCTCGGCGATCAACCGGCCAAAGGCTTTGCCAGCCACGGTGAATCGTGGTCTTTTGCGATCGCGCTGCGGCTGGCGGCGTATGAGTTACTTCGCGCCGACGGCAGCGAACCGGTGCTCTTACTAGACGATGTCTTCGCCGAACTCGACGCGGCTCGTCGCCGCGCGCTGGCCGCCGTAGCGGAATCGGCCGAGCAAGTACTGGTAACCGCGGCGGTACTGGAAGATATCCCGGCAGGCTGGGACGCTAGGCGGGTGCACATCGACTTGCAAGACGATGACAGCGGCCGGGTTTCGGTGATGCAGCCATGA
- the gyrB gene encoding DNA topoisomerase (ATP-hydrolyzing) subunit B, producing the protein MAAQKKKAQDEYGASAITVLEGLEAVRKRPGMYIGSTGERGLHHLVWEVVDNSVDEAMAGYATQVDVRLLDDGSVEVADDGRGIPVAMHSTGAPTVDVVMTQLHAGGKFGGENSGYNVSGGLHGVGVSVVNALSTRLEVEISRDGYEWSQHYDRAVPGTLKQGEATKKTGTTIRFWADPDIFETTDYDFETVARRLQEMAFLNKGLTINLTDERVTRDEVVDDVVSDTADAPKSAEEKAAESSAPHKVKHRTFHYPGGLVDFVKHINRTKSPIQQSVIDFDGKGPGHEVEIAMQWNGGYSESVHTFANTINTHEGGTHEEGFRSALTSVVNKYAKDKKLLKEKDANLTGDDIREGLAAVISVKVSEPQFEGQTKTKLGNTEVKSFVQRVCNEQLTHWFEANPSEAKTVVNKAVSSAQARIAARKARELVRRKSATDLGGLPGKLADCRSTDPKKSELYVVEGDSAGGSAKSGRDSMFQAILPLRGKIINVEKARIDRVLKNTEVQAIITALGTGIHDEFDITKLRYHKIVLMADADVDGQHISTLLLTLLFRFMRPLIEHGHVFLAQPPLYKLKWQRSEPEFAYSDRERDGLLEAGRAAGRKINAEDGIQRYKGLGEMDAKELWETTMDPSVRVLRQITLDDAAAADELFSILMGEDVEARRSFITRNAKDVRFLDV; encoded by the coding sequence GTGGCTGCCCAGAAGAAGAAGGCGCAAGACGAATACGGCGCTTCAGCGATCACCGTGCTCGAAGGCCTGGAGGCCGTCCGTAAACGCCCGGGCATGTATATCGGGTCCACCGGTGAGCGCGGTCTGCACCACCTGGTCTGGGAGGTCGTCGACAACTCGGTCGACGAAGCGATGGCCGGCTACGCGACCCAGGTTGACGTGCGGCTCCTCGATGACGGCAGCGTCGAGGTCGCCGACGACGGGCGTGGCATTCCGGTCGCCATGCACTCGACCGGGGCGCCGACCGTCGACGTGGTGATGACGCAGCTGCACGCCGGCGGCAAGTTCGGTGGCGAGAACAGCGGTTACAACGTCAGTGGTGGTTTGCACGGCGTCGGTGTGTCGGTCGTCAACGCACTTTCGACGCGGCTCGAGGTCGAGATCTCCCGCGACGGCTACGAGTGGTCGCAGCACTACGACCGCGCGGTACCCGGAACCCTCAAACAGGGCGAGGCCACCAAGAAGACCGGAACCACGATCAGGTTCTGGGCCGACCCCGACATCTTCGAAACCACTGACTACGACTTCGAGACCGTGGCCCGCCGGCTGCAGGAAATGGCATTCCTCAACAAGGGATTGACGATCAACCTCACCGACGAGCGCGTGACCCGCGACGAGGTCGTCGACGACGTGGTCAGCGACACCGCGGACGCACCCAAATCCGCCGAGGAAAAAGCCGCCGAGTCCAGTGCCCCGCACAAGGTCAAGCACCGGACGTTCCACTATCCGGGCGGCCTCGTCGATTTCGTCAAGCACATCAACCGCACGAAGAGCCCGATCCAGCAGAGCGTCATCGATTTCGACGGCAAGGGTCCCGGCCACGAGGTCGAGATCGCCATGCAATGGAACGGCGGCTACTCCGAGTCGGTGCACACCTTCGCCAACACGATCAACACCCACGAGGGCGGCACCCACGAGGAGGGCTTCCGCAGTGCGCTGACCTCGGTGGTCAACAAGTACGCCAAAGACAAGAAGCTGCTGAAAGAGAAAGACGCCAACCTCACCGGCGACGACATCCGCGAAGGCCTGGCCGCGGTGATCTCGGTGAAAGTCAGCGAGCCGCAGTTCGAGGGTCAGACAAAAACCAAACTCGGCAACACCGAGGTGAAGTCGTTCGTGCAGCGGGTCTGCAACGAACAGCTCACGCATTGGTTCGAAGCGAACCCCTCCGAAGCGAAAACCGTTGTGAATAAGGCGGTGTCATCGGCACAGGCCCGCATCGCGGCGCGCAAGGCGCGGGAGTTGGTGCGCCGCAAGAGCGCCACCGATCTGGGTGGGTTGCCCGGTAAACTGGCCGATTGCCGCTCCACGGATCCGAAGAAATCGGAACTGTATGTGGTGGAGGGCGATTCGGCCGGCGGCTCGGCCAAGAGCGGCCGCGACTCGATGTTCCAGGCCATCCTCCCGTTGCGCGGCAAGATCATCAACGTCGAAAAGGCCCGCATCGACCGGGTGCTGAAGAACACCGAAGTCCAGGCGATCATCACCGCGCTGGGCACCGGTATCCACGACGAGTTTGACATCACCAAGCTGCGCTACCACAAGATCGTGCTGATGGCCGATGCCGACGTTGACGGCCAACACATTTCGACGTTGTTGCTGACGCTGTTGTTCCGCTTCATGCGCCCGCTGATCGAACACGGCCACGTGTTCTTGGCGCAGCCGCCGCTGTACAAGCTGAAGTGGCAGCGCAGCGAACCGGAGTTTGCCTACTCGGACCGCGAGCGCGACGGCCTGCTGGAGGCGGGCCGGGCGGCGGGCCGAAAGATCAACGCCGAGGACGGTATTCAGCGTTACAAAGGTCTCGGCGAAATGGATGCCAAGGAGCTGTGGGAGACCACGATGGACCCCTCGGTCCGGGTTTTGCGTCAGATCACGCTCGACGATGCGGCCGCGGCCGACGAGCTGTTCTCCATCTTGATGGGCGAAGACGTCGAGGCTAGGCGAAGCTTTATTACCCGCAATGCCAAGGACGTTCGCTTCCTGGATGTCTGA
- the dnaA gene encoding chromosomal replication initiator protein DnaA — MTDDPGSGFTTVWNAVVSELNGEADSDGAAGNHTTLVTPLTPQQRAWLNLVQPLTIVEGFALLSVPSSFVQNEIERHLRTPITDALSRRLGQQIQLGVRIAPPSDDADDPPFPQGDTFTEDIGLETSSDADEADENGDAIGVEQNWPNYFAERPHGNDAAAAAGGTSLNRRYTFETFVIGASNRFAHAAALAIAEAPARAYNPLFIWGESGLGKTHLLHAAGNYAQRLFPGMRVKYVSTEEFTNDFINSLRDDRKVAFKRSYRDVDVLLVDDIQFIEGKEGIQEEFFHTFNTLHNANKQIVISSDRPPKQLATLEDRLRTRFEWGLITDVQPPELETRIAILRKKAQMERLAVPDDVLELIASSIERNIRELEGALIRVTAFASLNKTPIDKSLAEIVLRDLIADASTMQISAATIMAATAEYFDTTVEELRGPGKTRALAQSRQIAMYLCRELTDLSLPKIGQAFGRDHTTVMYAQRKILSEMAERREVFDHVKELTTRIRQRSKR, encoded by the coding sequence TTGACCGATGACCCCGGTTCTGGTTTCACGACAGTGTGGAATGCGGTCGTCTCTGAGCTCAACGGCGAGGCCGACTCGGATGGCGCCGCCGGTAATCACACGACGCTTGTCACCCCGCTCACTCCCCAGCAGCGCGCATGGCTGAATCTTGTTCAACCGCTGACCATCGTTGAGGGCTTCGCCCTGTTGTCGGTGCCGAGCAGTTTCGTCCAAAACGAAATCGAACGCCATCTGCGTACCCCGATCACCGATGCGCTCAGCCGCCGGCTCGGTCAGCAGATTCAACTCGGCGTGCGCATCGCGCCGCCTTCCGACGACGCCGACGACCCGCCCTTCCCGCAGGGCGACACCTTCACCGAGGACATCGGCCTAGAAACGTCAAGTGACGCCGACGAGGCCGACGAAAACGGTGACGCGATCGGCGTCGAACAAAACTGGCCCAACTACTTCGCTGAACGTCCACACGGCAACGACGCGGCCGCGGCCGCCGGCGGCACCAGTCTCAACCGGCGCTACACCTTCGAGACTTTCGTCATCGGTGCCTCCAATCGCTTCGCGCATGCCGCGGCCCTGGCCATCGCCGAAGCGCCGGCGCGCGCCTACAACCCGTTGTTCATCTGGGGCGAATCCGGCCTCGGCAAGACTCACTTGTTGCATGCCGCAGGCAATTACGCGCAGCGACTGTTCCCCGGTATGCGCGTCAAGTACGTCTCGACCGAGGAATTCACCAACGACTTCATCAACTCGCTTCGCGACGATCGCAAGGTCGCGTTCAAGCGCAGCTACCGCGACGTCGACGTACTGCTGGTGGACGACATTCAGTTCATCGAGGGCAAAGAAGGTATCCAGGAAGAGTTCTTCCACACCTTCAACACCTTGCACAATGCCAACAAGCAAATCGTCATCTCCTCGGACCGGCCGCCCAAACAACTCGCCACTCTCGAAGACCGCCTGCGAACAAGGTTCGAGTGGGGCCTGATCACCGACGTCCAGCCGCCGGAACTGGAAACCCGCATCGCGATTCTGCGCAAGAAAGCACAGATGGAGCGACTTGCGGTCCCCGACGATGTCCTCGAACTCATCGCCAGCAGCATCGAGCGCAACATTCGCGAACTCGAGGGAGCCCTGATCCGGGTCACCGCGTTCGCCTCGCTGAACAAGACGCCGATCGACAAGTCATTGGCCGAGATCGTGCTGCGCGACCTGATCGCCGATGCGAGCACGATGCAAATCAGTGCGGCGACCATCATGGCCGCCACCGCCGAATACTTCGACACCACCGTCGAGGAGTTACGCGGTCCGGGGAAGACCCGAGCCCTGGCTCAGTCGCGCCAGATCGCAATGTATCTGTGCCGCGAGCTCACCGATCTGTCATTGCCCAAGATCGGCCAAGCGTTCGGCCGCGACCACACCACGGTCATGTACGCACAGCGAAAGATCTTGTCCGAGATGGCCGAGCGGCGTGAAGTGTTCGACCACGTCAAAGAACTCACCACTCGCATCCGTCAGCGTTCCAAGCGCTGA
- a CDS encoding DUF3566 domain-containing protein: protein MTSPSEPGAPKKGDSQNGDVSAERAGAHPRGTPAQAGRAQEGGDSPPWQRGAARAANPGNRPSEPSAESRPPGPPSGVAARVNRFISGGNAAGPAPSRRDDFDAPSRGDGPTHEAYASELPDLSGGISRGSQRSTTPERESSQPAGSGRSTSTESRENRDSLVQVSRRRGGPVRASMQIRRIDPWSTLKVSLMLSVALFFVWMIAVAFLYLVLGGMGVWAKLNSNVGDLLNNTSGSSGELVSSGTIFGGAVLIGLVNIVLLTAMATIGAFIYNLTTDLIGGVEVTLADRD from the coding sequence GTGACCTCACCGAGCGAGCCGGGTGCCCCCAAGAAGGGCGACAGCCAGAACGGGGACGTTTCGGCCGAGCGTGCCGGTGCGCACCCGCGCGGAACGCCTGCCCAGGCGGGCCGGGCCCAGGAGGGCGGGGATTCGCCGCCGTGGCAGCGCGGGGCAGCCCGGGCCGCCAATCCCGGAAATCGTCCGAGCGAACCGTCGGCGGAGTCGCGGCCACCGGGCCCGCCTTCCGGCGTGGCCGCCCGCGTGAACCGCTTCATTTCCGGCGGCAACGCGGCGGGGCCAGCCCCGTCGCGCCGGGACGACTTCGATGCGCCGAGCCGTGGTGACGGGCCGACGCACGAGGCCTATGCCAGCGAATTGCCGGACCTGTCCGGTGGGATTTCCCGCGGATCGCAGCGCAGCACCACACCGGAGCGCGAGTCGTCGCAGCCGGCCGGCTCGGGGCGATCGACGAGTACGGAATCGCGGGAGAACCGGGACAGCCTGGTTCAGGTGTCGCGGCGCCGCGGGGGCCCGGTCCGGGCCAGCATGCAGATCCGCCGGATCGATCCTTGGAGCACCTTGAAGGTGTCTCTGATGCTTTCGGTGGCGCTGTTCTTCGTGTGGATGATCGCCGTGGCGTTCCTCTACCTTGTGCTCGGCGGCATGGGTGTGTGGGCCAAGCTCAACAGCAACGTCGGTGACCTGCTGAACAACACCAGCGGCAGCAGCGGCGAGCTGGTCTCGAGCGGGACGATCTTCGGCGGCGCCGTGCTGATCGGCTTGGTCAACATCGTCTTGCTGACGGCGATGGCCACGATCGGTGCGTTCATCTACAACTTGACGACCGATCTGATCGGTGGCGTCGAAGTGACGTTGGCGGACCGGGATTAG
- a CDS encoding DUF721 family protein codes for MTDDESDAAPAQPPGPSNGLNGIDLVRRTLEEARAAARAQGKDAGRGRGSNPVPRRVAGQRRSWSGPGPDVRDPQPMGRVVRDIAKKRGWSGRVAEGTVLGHWTAVVGHQIADHATPTALSDGVLSVAAESTAWATQLRMIQSQLLAKIAAAVGNGVVTSLKITGPAAPSWRKGPRHISGRGPRDTYG; via the coding sequence ATGACCGACGACGAATCGGACGCGGCACCGGCACAACCGCCGGGACCGTCAAACGGGCTCAACGGTATCGATTTGGTAAGGCGCACTCTCGAAGAAGCCCGCGCCGCGGCGCGGGCCCAGGGCAAGGACGCCGGGCGCGGGCGCGGAAGCAATCCGGTTCCGCGCCGGGTTGCCGGGCAGCGGCGGAGCTGGTCGGGTCCGGGACCCGATGTTCGAGACCCGCAACCAATGGGAAGGGTTGTCCGCGATATCGCGAAAAAGCGCGGCTGGTCGGGTCGCGTCGCCGAAGGCACGGTGCTCGGTCACTGGACGGCGGTCGTGGGCCATCAAATCGCGGATCACGCGACACCCACCGCGCTCAGCGATGGCGTACTCAGCGTGGCGGCCGAATCCACCGCCTGGGCCACCCAATTGCGGATGATCCAGTCGCAGTTGTTGGCCAAGATCGCCGCGGCGGTGGGCAACGGTGTGGTGACATCGCTGAAAATCACCGGACCCGCCGCTCCGTCCTGGCGTAAGGGACCCCGACACATCTCCGGGCGGGGCCCACGCGACACCTACGGCTGA
- the gyrA gene encoding DNA gyrase subunit A produces MTDTTLPPSDATGDRIEPVDIQHEMQRSYIDYAMSVIVGRALPEVRDGLKPVHRRVLYAMFDSGFRPDRGHAKSARSVAETMGNYHPHGDSSIYDTLVRMAQPWSLRYPLVDGQGNFGSPGNDPPAAMRYTEARLTPLAMEMLREIDEETVDFIPNYDGRVQEPTVLPSRFPNLLANGSGGIAVGMATNIPPHNLRELAEAVYWCLDNHEADEEATLAAVCERVKGPDFPTHGLIVGSQGINDAYTTGRGSIRMRGVVEVEEDSRGRTSIVITELPYQVNHDNFITSIAEQVRDGRLTGIANIEDQSSDRVGLRIVVEIKRDAVAKVVLNNLYKHTQLQTSFGANMLSIVDGVPRTLRLDQMIRYYVEHQLDVIIRRTTYRLRKANERAHILRGLVKALDALDEVIALIRASETVDIARTGLIELLDIDEIQAQAILDMQLRRLAALERQRIVDDLAKIEAEIADLEDILAKPERQRAIVHDELAEIVEKHGDDRRTRIIAADGDVNDEDLIAREDVVVTITETGYAKRTKTDLYRSQKRGGKGVQGAGLKQDDIVAHFFVSSTHDWILFFTTQGRVYRAKAYELPEAARTARGQHVANLLAFQPEERIAQVIQIKGYEDAPYLVLATRNGLVKKTKLTDFDSNRSGGIVAVNLRDGDELVGAVLCSAQEDLLLVSALGQSIRFSATDEALRPMGRATSGVQGMRFNEDDYLLSLNVIREDTYLLVATSGGYAKRTAIEEYPVQGRGGKGVLTVQYDVRRGRLVGALIVDDDSELYAITSGGGVIRTTARQVRKAGRQTKGVRLMNLGQDNTLLAIARNAEESAEDDIEEVDGAGESQS; encoded by the coding sequence ATGACTGACACCACTTTGCCGCCGAGCGACGCAACCGGCGACCGCATCGAACCGGTGGACATCCAGCACGAGATGCAGCGCAGCTACATCGACTACGCCATGAGCGTGATCGTGGGTCGTGCGCTTCCGGAAGTGCGCGACGGCCTCAAGCCGGTGCATCGCCGGGTGCTCTATGCGATGTTCGACTCCGGCTTCCGGCCGGACCGCGGGCACGCGAAATCCGCACGCTCGGTTGCCGAGACGATGGGCAACTACCATCCGCACGGCGACTCGTCGATCTACGACACCCTGGTGCGGATGGCCCAGCCGTGGTCGCTGCGGTACCCGTTGGTCGACGGTCAGGGCAACTTCGGTTCCCCGGGCAACGACCCGCCAGCGGCGATGCGGTACACCGAGGCCCGGCTGACTCCGCTCGCGATGGAGATGTTGCGCGAAATCGACGAGGAGACAGTCGATTTCATTCCCAACTATGACGGCCGGGTGCAAGAGCCGACGGTTCTGCCCAGCCGCTTCCCCAACCTGCTGGCCAACGGTTCGGGTGGTATCGCGGTCGGCATGGCGACCAACATCCCGCCGCACAACTTGCGTGAACTCGCCGAAGCCGTTTACTGGTGCCTGGATAATCATGAGGCCGACGAAGAAGCCACCCTCGCGGCGGTCTGCGAGCGGGTAAAGGGCCCGGACTTCCCCACCCACGGTCTGATCGTCGGATCACAGGGGATCAACGACGCCTACACGACGGGCCGCGGCTCGATCCGGATGCGTGGAGTCGTTGAGGTAGAGGAAGATTCGCGCGGACGCACCTCGATCGTCATCACCGAGTTGCCCTACCAGGTCAACCACGACAACTTCATCACCTCGATCGCCGAGCAGGTGCGCGACGGCCGGCTCACCGGCATCGCCAACATCGAGGACCAGTCCAGCGACCGGGTCGGCCTGCGCATCGTCGTCGAGATCAAGCGCGACGCGGTAGCCAAGGTGGTGCTGAACAACCTCTACAAGCACACCCAACTGCAGACCAGCTTCGGCGCTAACATGTTGTCGATCGTCGACGGGGTGCCCCGCACGCTGCGCCTCGACCAGATGATCCGCTACTACGTCGAGCATCAGCTCGATGTCATCATCCGGCGCACCACCTACCGGCTGCGCAAGGCCAACGAACGCGCACACATCTTGCGCGGTCTGGTCAAAGCGCTCGACGCACTTGACGAGGTCATCGCCCTGATCCGTGCGTCGGAAACCGTCGACATCGCTCGGACCGGGTTGATCGAGCTGCTGGATATCGACGAAATCCAGGCCCAGGCCATCCTGGACATGCAGCTGCGCCGGCTGGCCGCCCTGGAACGCCAGCGCATCGTTGACGATCTGGCCAAGATCGAAGCCGAGATCGCCGACCTGGAAGACATCCTGGCCAAGCCGGAGCGGCAGCGCGCGATCGTGCACGACGAGCTCGCCGAGATCGTCGAGAAGCACGGCGACGACCGTCGCACCCGGATCATCGCGGCCGATGGCGATGTCAACGACGAGGATCTGATCGCCCGCGAAGACGTCGTCGTCACCATCACCGAGACCGGATACGCCAAGCGCACCAAGACCGACCTGTACCGCAGCCAAAAGCGCGGCGGCAAGGGTGTGCAGGGCGCTGGGCTCAAGCAGGACGACATCGTCGCGCACTTCTTCGTGTCCTCGACACACGACTGGATCCTGTTCTTCACCACCCAGGGCCGGGTGTATCGGGCCAAGGCCTACGAACTGCCGGAGGCAGCGCGGACCGCGCGCGGTCAGCACGTCGCCAACCTGCTGGCATTCCAGCCCGAGGAACGCATCGCCCAGGTGATTCAGATCAAGGGCTACGAGGATGCGCCGTACCTGGTGCTGGCCACCCGTAATGGCCTGGTCAAAAAGACGAAGCTGACCGACTTCGACTCCAACCGGTCGGGCGGGATCGTCGCCGTGAACCTGCGCGACGGCGACGAGCTGGTCGGTGCCGTGCTCTGCTCGGCGCAGGAAGACCTGCTGCTGGTTTCGGCGCTGGGTCAGTCGATCCGCTTCTCGGCCACCGACGAGGCGCTGCGGCCGATGGGCCGAGCCACCTCCGGCGTGCAGGGCATGCGCTTCAACGAGGACGACTATCTGCTGTCGCTCAACGTGATTCGTGAAGACACTTATCTGCTGGTCGCCACGTCCGGCGGCTACGCCAAGCGCACCGCGATCGAGGAATACCCGGTGCAGGGCCGCGGCGGCAAGGGGGTCCTGACGGTCCAGTACGACGTCCGGCGTGGCAGGCTGGTGGGGGCGTTGATCGTCGACGACGACAGCGAGTTGTATGCGATCACCTCGGGCGGCGGCGTCATCCGCACCACGGCGCGCCAGGTCCGCAAGGCCGGACGGCAGACCAAGGGCGTGCGGTTGATGAACCTGGGTCAGGACAACACGCTGTTGGCCATTGCGCGCAACGCCGAGGAAAGCGCGGAGGACGACATTGAGGAAGTCGACGGCGCCGGCGAGTCGCAGAGCTAG
- the dnaN gene encoding DNA polymerase III subunit beta: MDVATTSAGLTDLKFRLVRESFADAVSWVAKNLPSRPAVPVLSGVLLTGSDEGLTISGFDYEVSAEAQIPAEIASPGSVLVSGRLLSDITRALPDKPIDFYADGNRVALTCGSAKFSLPTMAVEDYPTLPTLPEETGSLPSDLFAEAISQVAIAAGRDDTLPMLTGIRVEISGETVVLAATDRFRLAVRELTWSALSSDIEAAVLVPAKTLAEAAKTGTDGSDVRLSLGAGSGVGKEGLLGISGNGKRSTTRLLDAEFPKFRQLLPAEHTAVATINVAELTEAIKLVALVADRGAQVRMEFAEGQLRLSAGADDVGRAEEELAVDFSGDPLTIAFNPTYLTDGLSSVKADRVSFGFTTPGKPALLRPAFDDDSHPTGTGPFAALPTDYVYLLMPVRLPG, encoded by the coding sequence ATGGACGTGGCGACGACAAGTGCTGGTCTCACCGATCTGAAGTTTCGCCTGGTCCGAGAATCTTTCGCCGACGCGGTGTCGTGGGTCGCGAAGAATCTACCGAGCCGGCCGGCGGTCCCCGTTCTTTCCGGCGTGCTGCTGACCGGTTCGGATGAGGGCTTGACGATCTCGGGGTTCGATTACGAAGTTTCCGCGGAAGCACAGATCCCTGCTGAAATCGCTTCTCCGGGAAGTGTTTTGGTGTCGGGACGGCTGTTATCCGATATCACCAGGGCGTTGCCGGACAAGCCGATCGACTTCTACGCCGACGGCAATCGTGTCGCGCTGACGTGCGGCAGTGCGAAGTTTTCGTTGCCGACGATGGCGGTCGAGGATTACCCGACGCTGCCGACGCTGCCCGAAGAGACCGGGAGTTTGCCGTCGGATTTGTTCGCCGAGGCGATCAGCCAGGTCGCGATCGCCGCCGGCCGGGATGACACGTTGCCGATGTTGACCGGCATCCGGGTCGAGATCTCGGGTGAGACGGTCGTTTTGGCCGCGACCGACAGGTTCCGTCTGGCGGTTCGTGAGCTGACCTGGTCGGCCTTGTCGTCCGATATCGAGGCGGCCGTCCTGGTACCGGCGAAGACGCTGGCCGAAGCCGCCAAGACCGGAACGGACGGTTCCGACGTCCGGTTGTCATTGGGTGCCGGCAGCGGAGTCGGCAAAGAGGGGCTGCTCGGGATCAGCGGCAACGGCAAGCGCAGCACCACGCGACTGCTGGATGCGGAGTTCCCGAAGTTTCGTCAGCTGCTGCCGGCCGAGCACACCGCGGTCGCGACGATCAACGTCGCCGAGCTGACCGAGGCCATCAAGCTCGTTGCGCTGGTGGCCGACCGGGGCGCACAGGTGCGCATGGAATTCGCCGAAGGCCAGTTGCGGCTTTCGGCCGGCGCCGACGATGTCGGGCGCGCCGAGGAAGAGCTCGCGGTCGATTTCTCCGGCGACCCGCTGACCATCGCATTCAACCCGACCTACCTGACCGATGGACTCAGCTCGGTGAAGGCCGACCGGGTGTCGTTCGGCTTCACCACCCCGGGCAAGCCGGCGTTGCTGCGTCCGGCATTCGACGACGACAGCCATCCGACGGGTACCGGTCCGTTCGCCGCGTTGCCGACGGATTACGTCTACCTGCTGATGCCAGTTCGGTTGCCCGGATAG